A segment of the Bernardetia sp. genome:
GGTATAATCTTCTGGGTTGGCAGTAAAGACGAATTGAATATCTAAAGGCAATCGCAATTTGAAACCACGAATCTGAATATCACCTTCTTGTAGAATATTAAAAAGTGCGACTTGTATGCGAGCTTGAAGGTCTGGAAGTTCATTGATAACAAAAATACAGCGATGTGAGCGTGGAATAAGACCAAAGTTAATAACTCTCTCATCTGAATAATTGAGTTTTAAATTTGCTGCACGAATCGGATCTACATCGCCTATCAAATCTGAAACGGTTACATCTGGAGTGGCTAATTTTTCTGTATAACGCTCATTTCTATGTAGCCATTCAATTTCTGTGCTATCGCCTTTTTCTGTAATCAAATCTTTGGCAAAGCGAGAAAGAGGAGCAAGTGGGTCATCGTTGAGTTCAGAGCCTTTCAGTACTGGAATATACTCATCTAAAAGCCCTACCATAAGGCGAGCAATTCTTGTTTTTGCTTGTCCACGAAGTCCCAAAAGGTTAATATTGTGGCGAGAAAGTATAGCTCTTTCTATATCTGGAATAACTGTTTGTTCGTAGCCATAAATTCCTTCAAATGGATTACCCTTCTTCTGTAAGCTATGGATAAGGTTATCTCTTAATTCTTCTTTGATAGATTTAGGCTGATAGCCTACCTTTTTGAGGTCTTGAATCGTTTTGAGTTCTAAAAGTTGGGTGCTTTTAAGTTGGTGGTAGTTCATAAAGTTGTATAGAAAAGTCTTGTAATAATTTCTTGTCTTCAAACTCTTAGAACTACTTGCTATAAAAATAGTTTTGATAATATCTTTCAATAAAAAAACCTATCAAAAATTAATTTGATAGGTTTTTATTTTTATAAAATTTTTACGACTACTTTATAAAACCACTACGGATTCCGTTTAAGAGTGCGCTAAGCTCGTTAGCGTGCTTATCGCTCATTTTGTAAGTAGTTTTACTTGTATCTATTGTTTCAGGACCATTTTCTGTAATAACAGTTTTGATTTCACCTTTTGTTGTCTCTTCTGTTACATTACGATATACTTTCTGAACTTCTTTAAGCTGTGCAATAAGAGAGTTAAACTTAGGCTGTGTTTTGTGTGCATCTAAGGCTAACAAAAGACGCTCAAGAACTATCTTCTGCTCTGCCAAACGCTCTTTCATTTCAGCATTTTTTGTTTTCTTATACATATCAGCAAGTAAGTGAGTAGATTCAATCCAACCACCTGTTACAAACAAAACACTAAGATGTTCACGCTTTTCAGTTTGAAGTTGCTCATTGATGTCTTGTAAGTTACGAGTTGAGCTACGGATAAGTTCTTCTAAGTTATCACTATTAGAAGTAAGTTCTTTTAGTGTTTCAGCATCAAAAAACTGTCCGATGTTAAGACCATTTGCAAGCTCTTTGATTGCAGAAAGATAGTCTAATACATCTTGGTTTTTGTTGTAAATACTAGCAAAACCTAAATCTGTACCATATACACCTAGATTGAGCGCACGCTCATAACTATCTGTATATTTACTAGCAGAAGATGAATTAGCAAGCTCGCTTTTTACATATTCTGTACCTGTTGCTTTAATAAGAGTAGTAAGCTCTAATGGGTTTGGAATTGATTCAATGATTGACTTGATAAAATCATCTTTTGGCTTCATGTTCATTGTAGCAGCAGTGCTGAACATCAAAAAAATAACGCCTACAATACCAGCATATACTTTTGTCATAATGGCTATACGGTTTTAAAGTTTAGAATAAAGATTATTTTTTAGAATCAACTTGTTTAATTTTAAATTCAACTCAAGTTAAATTCAAATTCATATAGAATGATTTATTGAGAATGTATTTTGATATTTTTCTAAGTAAATTCTTTGTTATTATTTAAAGGTTTACAAATACGTTACCAATTTTTTCTTTCGGCTAATAAACTACTAAAAATATGAAAGTAGATTGTCTTTTTTTACCAGCTTACTTGAAAGTTATTTGCAATAATACAACTGTCTTGCCAAATAAGTGATTTTTGTAATAATGTATGAAATATTCTTTTATAAAGCCACTAAAGAGGTAAAAAATAAGGTTTTTTCTTGCTCTGGATATATTAAATACCAAAGTCTAAATTACCTACTTTTACTCCCAATACAATTATATCGTCTGTTTGTTTTTGACTGGAAATTGCACTCCAAGCTGTAACTTCTTCATCCAATATTTCCTTCTGACGCTCCATTGGCTTTTGATGAATTTTGTAAAGTAGATTTTTAAATTTCTTACTTGAAAAAATACGACCGAACTCTCCACCAAATTGGTCTTTGTAGCCATCTGAAAAGAGATAGAAAATATCATCTTTTTGAAGTTGAATTTCGTGTGTCGTAAGGTGCAAATTAGTAAGGTTTTTCTTTTTACGAATCTTACTAACACCACCCAAAGAAGCTCTATCTGCTTTTATTTCTGTAAACTCTCCATCTCTAAAAAAATACAAAGAACGGTTTGCTCCCGAATATTTCATCGTGAGTGTGTCTAAATCTATCGTACAAAAAGCGATTTCCATTCCGTCTTGACTATTATCAGAGTGTTCGTCTTGGTGCAAAACTTTTCGTATGTCGTAATCTATTTCTTCCAAAACAAGAGCAGGCTCTATTTGTCCTCCAATAGTTACAACAGTTGTTAGTAGGTTATTACCTAGCATAGACATAAATCCACCTGGAACACCGTGTCCTGTGCAGTCTCCCACAGCAAGTGTTAGATAACGCTTTCCGTCTTTAACAATTTCATCAAACCAATAAAAATCGCCACTTACAATATCACGAGGTTTGTAAAGAACAAAAGAGTTGGGGAAATATCTATTGAAAATACCGTGTTCGGGAAGTGTTGAACGCTGAATACGCTCAGCATAATGAATACTTGATGTAATAGACTTGTTTTGTTTCTCAATTTCTTTGAATGCCTCTCCAAGTGCATTGTTTTGCATTTCAATTTGGTCTTTTGAAAGCTCAATCTCTACTTTTTGTTCATTAATCTGTACATATTTTGATTCTATGCGTTCGTTGATAGCAGCAAGCTCCATATTTAATTCGTCTTGCTCTCGCATTTTGGCTTTTAGTTTATTTGCCATTTGCCCAAAACTTTGTGCTAGTTTTCCTATTTCATCATTGGTTTTGATATTTGGAACAGCCTCTAAGTTTCCTTCTCCCATTTCTTTTGCTGATGCAGTTAGTCTTAAAATAGGTTTTACTACAAAACGAGCAGCAATAAAGGCAATAAGAATAGATAACAGTAATACCCCAATAAAAGTAATTCCTATTTTTGTACGTAAAGCATAAACAGGTTGATACACAGAATCTCTAGGAAGTGCTATCAGCAAAATCCAATTATTTCCTGCATACGTTTCGTAACCAGACTCACGAGTATAAAAATAAATTTTGTCTTCAAAAACATGGTTTTTTTCTTGCTCGTTTTCAGAAAAGTAAGCCAGTTGTTCCATATTATGATACTTCTCTTTCAGAACTCCCTCTGGGTTGGTGCTAGAGTAGAGAATTGTGCCCTCTTTATCCAACAAATCTATATCAGCATTTCTCATTAATGAATCGTTTGCAATAGATTCATCAAAAATGCTGTTAATCCAAGATAAATCAGCACGAGTAACAATAGTGCCGACACGTTCTCCAATATCATTTCTTACTACGGCAGCAAAGTGCATCACAGGTATTCCCAATGAAACCGATTGAGAAATGTCCATTGTAAACTCTTGTTGTCCTTGGTCTATCTTTTCCCAATAGTTGGTAAGCTCATGTACTTCTCCAACACGCAAATCACGAGAATCTGATAAACGTAAGCGCATAGGGTCAAAAAATGAGGTGCTTTCATACATCAACTCATTTTTAAGTTGAATTTCTTTTATACGGTCAGCTAGTTCTGCTTGATTAATAGACTGGTCTGAAAGAATGGGATCTTGTGAAAATTGCTGAATATCTGTAACTCGCTCATAAATAAAACGGTCTATGTTACTCATAGCATATTCAGACTGTTTTTCAATACGGGCTGTAATTTGTTGTTCTAAGGTCTGACGTGATTCATAATCCACAAAAACGTAGATTACTCCTCCTGTGAAGATAACCATTGATAAACAAAACAATACAAGCTTTTTATATATATTCATTACTTAATGAAATAGTATAATGTCAGTTTTTTGGATGGATTTTTATTGTATTTTTTGAGCTACATGGCTCATATTTTTGTAATTATTTTACCACAATCTAATTTTTACAGTAAAGTCATGAGACCAAACTTGTCTAGTTAGATAGACAAAACACTATGCAATATGCGTAAAATTTCTTAAAAAACACAAGAAAATCCGAAAAAATAGAAGGTTGATAATCTATCTAAAAACTGTATTCTATATGTAATACGCAATAAATAGCTGAAAAATTGTACCTAAAAAAAAGGGAAATATATTTTTTATGTAGAAAGGATATTTTTTTCGTTGAATTAGTGTATTTTTACCCATTAACTAAATTATAGAAAGAAGTATTCTTATGTCATCAATTACCAAAACACCTTTAGAATCCCTCATAGAAGCAGAAAAAAAAGCTATTCAACTTTTTTCTGAAATTGAAAATCGTAGTTTGATTCAAGTAGGAAAGTCAGAGGAAGAACTCAGTCAAGAAATTTATCAGCTTGCTAATGAGCTTTTCGGCACTACTCGCCATTGGCATACACGCATTGTGCGTGCAGGAATAAATACTCTTTTACCTTATTATGAAAATCCTCCTTTATTGAAACTACAAGAGGACGATATTTTATTTTTAGACTTAGGACCTATTTTTGAAGAATGGGAAGCCGATTTGGGCAGAACGTATGTTATTGGAGAGAATCCTAAAAAGCTCAAACTCAAAAATGACGTAGAAAAAATATGGGATGAATGTAGAAATTGGTATTTAGAGCAAGTTGCTAAAAATAGAGAGGTTACAGGAGCAGAATTGTACAATAAAGCTACTCAAATGGCAAACGACCACGGTTGGGAGTTCGGAGGTGAGATTGCAGGACATATTGTAGGGCGTTTTCCTCATGAAAAGCTAGAAAAGGAAGACAAAACGCTTTACATTCATCCAGAAAATCATGTTGCTATGCAAACTAAAGATAAGGATGGAAATCCTAGAAATTTTATACTGGAAATTCATTTAGTAGATAGAGAACTTGGTATTGGAGGTTTTTATGAGCAACTCCTTACTGACAGTTACCAGTAAACAGTTAGCAGTTACCAGTTTTTGAGTAATTATTTAATTGATTACAACTGAATATGAACATGGTCATCGTGTCTTGAAGCTCGGCAGCCATGAAAACGCCATTTAGAAGAACCTACTTTTAAGCGATTTTTAAGATGTGGTTCTAAGAAAAATTTTCTAATAGATTTTTCTTTTACAATGAGTGTCATCAAATATCTTGTTCTTTCGGCATCAAAAGTATAGTCGTCTTCGTTACTCCACACTTTTGTATATTTTCCTATTTCGTAGTACCAACTCTGTTTTAGGCAAATTTCTGGCTGATTGTACTCTCCTTTTTTTGCTTTTTCATAAATTCCATATCCAGAAAAAGAAGGTTTTTCATTGGTTGGTTGTTGCGTTTCTTTATCCAAATAGAAAAAGCTCAAATCTATCTTTTTTCCATCATTATGACTCAAATGAGGTAAGAGTGGAAAACCATTGTAAAATGGAAAATTAGCATCCAAATAACTCACTTTTGAGTTGGGATATTTTTTTTCCAAGTTTTGCCCTATGTTGAATAGAGCATTTTTTAGTTCTGGTCTAACATAATGACGATTCAAAATACATGTCCAAATCGTTGTGGGTTGTATGTTGTTTTCTGTCAAAATGGGAAGAGCAACTCTATTGCTATATTTTTCTGCTGCTAGAGGAACAATTCCAAAAGTAGCAAATAGGTAAAAAGCCAAAAATAAAGCGAGTTTGACTGTAAAGTATTTTGAATATGATTTCTTCTTAATTTTATAACAGAAAATATTGGCTTCTAGCCACGTAATTACCCATATAATTCCTCCAATTTGAGTGAAAACAGTCAGCAAAATAATTAAAAGGCATTGAAGAAGGAAAGAAAAGACTTTTTTGAGCATAAAAAAACTGTCGTTAAGGTTTTATATAAAATCTCAACGACAGTTTGAGCGAACTATTATAATCTTTTTCTAATTCGTGTCTAATTATTAATGTACTTCAAAAATACATCTGAATAATCTTTCTTGACATATTTTTGCTTGGCATCACCTAAAAACTTAGAAATATAATTAGTTACTTTTTCCAATTCTTCAGCTTGGTTTACGCCCTCGCTTCGGTTGTTTGCCATCACTTGAATAGCTTTGTTCAATGTATCATACGCACCGTTGTAATCTGAATAATTACTGCTTTCTATCATTGACATAGCATAAAGTGCTTTGTATAGGTCTTTGAGTTGTTCTAACTGATTTTTATCTACATCAATAGAAAACGAGACTCCTCCACTAGCTGCTGAGCTTGTTTTTGAGATAGAAGAAGCACTATTTCTTACTCCTAATTTGAATTTGATTTCTACATCTAAGTCTATCGTTCCAGCCGTTTCTAACAAGACAGAAGAAACAGGATATTTATAGTATTCATATCTTTTGAGGGTTCGCTTTTTGCTCATGGCACTTGTTCCATCGACATGAATTAAAGCACGATTAGTAAAACAGTATTCGTCTTGTTTAGATTTTATCAAAAAGAATATTTTTTCTCCATCTTCGTGTAGAATATAATCGTCAGCTTCTACTTTATTGTAGTCTGATGGTGGAATAATTTTTCCAATATCGCTAAGTCCTAGAGCTTCGGAAGCCATTTTCTTGAACATAAAATAAGTTAGGTTTAAAAAATTAGGTATAAATGGTTGAACAAAAAAATCTACAAAACTTAAATATACGTATGTAGATTGTTAAAGTCTTTTGTACGGTTTAAAATAGAGTAAGGTTGCTCAAAATTTGGTATTTTGATACTTCCATAATCAAAATATACTAAAAAAGCGTTTTATCACAATAGGATAAAACGCTTTTTAAAGATTTATTAATAGATGATTGGTAGTTTATTTAGCTGCTGCATAATTTTCAGCTACTTTGTCCCAATTCACAACGTTCCAAAATGCACCTACATAATCTGGACGTTTGTTTTGATATTTTAAATAATAAGCGTGTTCCCACACATCAATTCCTAAAACTGGAGTTCCTTTTTCAGTTGCGATGTCCATAAGTGGGTTGTCTTGGTTTGGAGTTCCTGTAACAGCCAAAGAGCCGTCAGCTTTTACGATAAGCCAAGCCCATCCCGAACCAAATTGTGTTTTGGCTGCTTCTTCAAATTTTGTTTTGAAATCTGCATAAGAGCCAAATGCTTTGTTAATAGCTTCTGCAAGCTCTCCAGAAGGTTCGCCACCTCCGTTTGGAGACATTACTTGCCAAAAAAGGTCGTGATTGTAGAATCCACCACCGTTGTTACGAACAGCTTTACTAGCAGAACCTACACTTTTAAGGATTTCTTCAATGCTTTTTCCTTCCAACTCTGTACCTTTAATAGCTGCGTTGAGCTTGTCAGTATAGCCTTGATGGTGTTTTGTATGGTGGATAGTCATTGTTTGCTCATCAATATGTGGT
Coding sequences within it:
- a CDS encoding SpoIIE family protein phosphatase, with the protein product MVIFTGGVIYVFVDYESRQTLEQQITARIEKQSEYAMSNIDRFIYERVTDIQQFSQDPILSDQSINQAELADRIKEIQLKNELMYESTSFFDPMRLRLSDSRDLRVGEVHELTNYWEKIDQGQQEFTMDISQSVSLGIPVMHFAAVVRNDIGERVGTIVTRADLSWINSIFDESIANDSLMRNADIDLLDKEGTILYSSTNPEGVLKEKYHNMEQLAYFSENEQEKNHVFEDKIYFYTRESGYETYAGNNWILLIALPRDSVYQPVYALRTKIGITFIGVLLLSILIAFIAARFVVKPILRLTASAKEMGEGNLEAVPNIKTNDEIGKLAQSFGQMANKLKAKMREQDELNMELAAINERIESKYVQINEQKVEIELSKDQIEMQNNALGEAFKEIEKQNKSITSSIHYAERIQRSTLPEHGIFNRYFPNSFVLYKPRDIVSGDFYWFDEIVKDGKRYLTLAVGDCTGHGVPGGFMSMLGNNLLTTVVTIGGQIEPALVLEEIDYDIRKVLHQDEHSDNSQDGMEIAFCTIDLDTLTMKYSGANRSLYFFRDGEFTEIKADRASLGGVSKIRKKKNLTNLHLTTHEIQLQKDDIFYLFSDGYKDQFGGEFGRIFSSKKFKNLLYKIHQKPMERQKEILDEEVTAWSAISSQKQTDDIIVLGVKVGNLDFGI
- a CDS encoding M24 family metallopeptidase; its protein translation is MSSITKTPLESLIEAEKKAIQLFSEIENRSLIQVGKSEEELSQEIYQLANELFGTTRHWHTRIVRAGINTLLPYYENPPLLKLQEDDILFLDLGPIFEEWEADLGRTYVIGENPKKLKLKNDVEKIWDECRNWYLEQVAKNREVTGAELYNKATQMANDHGWEFGGEIAGHIVGRFPHEKLEKEDKTLYIHPENHVAMQTKDKDGNPRNFILEIHLVDRELGIGGFYEQLLTDSYQ
- a CDS encoding PH domain-containing protein codes for the protein MFKKMASEALGLSDIGKIIPPSDYNKVEADDYILHEDGEKIFFLIKSKQDEYCFTNRALIHVDGTSAMSKKRTLKRYEYYKYPVSSVLLETAGTIDLDVEIKFKLGVRNSASSISKTSSAASGGVSFSIDVDKNQLEQLKDLYKALYAMSMIESSNYSDYNGAYDTLNKAIQVMANNRSEGVNQAEELEKVTNYISKFLGDAKQKYVKKDYSDVFLKYINN
- a CDS encoding superoxide dismutase, whose product is MAFELPKLPYDYNALEPHIDEQTMTIHHTKHHQGYTDKLNAAIKGTELEGKSIEEILKSVGSASKAVRNNGGGFYNHDLFWQVMSPNGGGEPSGELAEAINKAFGSYADFKTKFEEAAKTQFGSGWAWLIVKADGSLAVTGTPNQDNPLMDIATEKGTPVLGIDVWEHAYYLKYQNKRPDYVGAFWNVVNWDKVAENYAAAK